The following coding sequences are from one Oscillatoria sp. FACHB-1406 window:
- a CDS encoding CHASE2 domain-containing protein, which yields MKWRKWIQAVVQWRGLIGIALVTAAVIIAASAIGLFQLLEWSAIDRWFHLRPLEPVEERIVIVTIDEPDIKYLNNWPMGDGTMAQMLQKIAAQQPQAIALDIYRDLKVDDKRPELLRVFESLPNLIGIEKVAGQPVAPPPVLAAAGQVGAVDFVLDADGKLRRALLGVGKKDGSYVEGLGVKMALSYLKVQGITLETLDEKESIYRLGKATFVALRGDEGGYVGRDGNGYQILLNYRGQIDRFLQISLRDVLENNIEPGLMRDRLVFIGAITPSLNDIFQTPYSSFFSKSPALTPGVVVHANLTSQILSAALDGRPLLHAPGKIANWLWIALWSAIGVSGNWVLLQALSATRNRFLILTLSYILLAGCVLFGSSYLGFLWGWAIPCASPFLALGGTAMLTTNYYNRQKLRQANQHLKKANGSLEQYSRTLEVKVSERTQELSQTLEHLRATQNELIQKEKMAALGQLVAGVAHEINSPLGAIRSSVGNIANFIDRDLEKLPDFFHSLSPESQQNFFKLLHQSERNSTVLSSREMRQIRRRLTRQLEDAEVEDAGLVADTLVEIGVTDDIESLLPILVSSQGQNLLDMAYRWTSARKSTQTIISAAERAAKVVFALKTYAHYEHSGDRIPANAIVGIETVLSLYHTQLNQGIEIVRDYEEGLPNILCYPDELTQVWTNLIHNAFYAMGNQGKLHIEISQVEKFVRVAITDSGRGIAPEIQDKIFLPFFTTKPPGEGSGLGLDIAQKIVEKHQGAIAFSSVPGRTTFCVRLPIDLNVG from the coding sequence ATGAAGTGGCGAAAATGGATACAGGCAGTAGTTCAATGGCGGGGACTGATAGGCATCGCTTTGGTAACGGCTGCTGTAATTATCGCGGCGAGCGCGATCGGGCTGTTTCAATTGCTCGAGTGGTCCGCGATCGATCGCTGGTTTCACCTGCGCCCCCTCGAACCCGTTGAGGAGCGCATCGTCATCGTCACCATTGACGAACCCGATATCAAGTACCTCAACAACTGGCCGATGGGCGATGGCACGATGGCGCAGATGCTCCAAAAGATTGCCGCGCAGCAGCCCCAAGCGATTGCCCTCGACATTTATCGCGATCTCAAAGTCGATGACAAACGCCCCGAACTCCTCCGAGTGTTTGAATCGCTCCCCAATCTCATCGGTATCGAGAAAGTAGCGGGACAGCCCGTAGCGCCCCCGCCCGTATTAGCCGCCGCCGGTCAAGTGGGTGCTGTCGATTTTGTCCTCGATGCCGACGGCAAACTGAGGCGCGCTCTGTTAGGCGTTGGCAAAAAAGACGGTTCTTATGTTGAAGGACTGGGGGTGAAGATGGCTCTCAGCTATCTTAAAGTGCAGGGGATTACCTTGGAAACTCTGGATGAAAAAGAATCGATTTATCGCTTGGGGAAAGCGACCTTTGTAGCCTTGCGCGGCGATGAAGGCGGCTATGTCGGTCGCGATGGCAACGGCTACCAAATTTTACTCAACTATCGCGGTCAAATCGACCGTTTTTTGCAGATTTCTTTGAGGGATGTCCTCGAAAATAACATTGAACCGGGGTTAATGCGCGATCGCCTCGTCTTCATCGGCGCGATAACCCCCAGTCTCAACGATATCTTTCAAACTCCCTACAGCAGTTTCTTCTCTAAGTCTCCCGCTCTTACGCCGGGAGTTGTCGTTCATGCTAACTTAACCAGTCAAATCTTGAGTGCAGCGCTCGATGGTCGCCCATTGTTGCACGCGCCGGGAAAGATTGCCAATTGGCTTTGGATTGCGCTCTGGTCGGCAATTGGAGTCTCGGGCAACTGGGTTTTGCTGCAAGCGCTCTCAGCAACGCGCAACCGCTTTTTAATCCTGACGCTGAGTTATATCCTGCTGGCGGGCTGCGTTTTGTTTGGGAGTAGCTACCTTGGCTTTCTGTGGGGCTGGGCGATTCCTTGTGCATCTCCTTTCTTAGCGCTGGGTGGAACCGCTATGTTAACCACCAACTATTACAACCGCCAAAAACTCCGACAAGCCAACCAACACCTCAAAAAGGCCAACGGGAGTTTGGAGCAATATTCTCGGACTCTCGAGGTCAAAGTTTCCGAACGAACTCAAGAACTTTCTCAAACCCTGGAACACCTGCGGGCGACTCAAAACGAACTCATTCAGAAAGAGAAAATGGCTGCCCTCGGACAACTGGTTGCGGGTGTCGCCCACGAAATTAATAGTCCGTTAGGGGCGATTCGTTCCTCAGTGGGCAATATCGCTAATTTTATCGATCGCGACCTTGAAAAACTCCCCGACTTTTTTCACAGTCTTTCCCCTGAAAGTCAACAGAACTTCTTTAAACTCCTGCATCAATCCGAGCGCAATTCTACGGTTCTCTCCTCGCGAGAAATGCGCCAAATCCGGCGGCGGTTGACTCGTCAATTGGAAGATGCAGAAGTCGAAGATGCTGGGCTTGTTGCCGATACGTTGGTTGAAATTGGCGTTACCGACGACATCGAATCGTTATTGCCCATACTTGTTAGCTCGCAGGGACAAAATCTCCTCGATATGGCGTACCGTTGGACGAGCGCGCGCAAAAGCACCCAAACGATTATTAGCGCAGCCGAGCGCGCGGCGAAAGTTGTCTTTGCTTTGAAAACTTACGCTCACTACGAGCATTCTGGGGACAGAATACCGGCTAACGCGATCGTCGGAATTGAAACCGTTCTCTCGCTCTATCACACTCAACTCAATCAAGGGATTGAAATCGTGCGAGATTACGAAGAAGGATTGCCGAATATTTTGTGCTACCCCGACGAACTCACTCAAGTCTGGACGAATTTAATTCATAATGCGTTCTACGCAATGGGCAACCAAGGCAAACTCCACATCGAAATTTCCCAAGTCGAAAAATTCGTTCGAGTTGCGATTACTGACAGCGGGCGGGGTATTGCGCCCGAAATTCAAGATAAAATTTTCCTGCCTTTTTTCACAACGAAACCGCCTGGAGAAGGGAGCGGTTTGGGACTCGATATTGCCCAGAAAATTGTCGAAAAACATCAAGGCGCGATCGCGTTTTCCTCCGTTCCCGGTCGGACGACTTTCTGCGTTCGACTGCCCATCGATCTGAACGTCGGCTAA
- a CDS encoding DUF928 domain-containing protein, whose protein sequence is MTIHKSRFTHPKIILLALAGAVAFGISLPTLAVGQTLSRETSGSIQFKPPRDAAPRDTYGGGIRGNIRFIPPRTTTPERTTGGGARGELVFADPAALHFRPPRNPSPERTVGSGIRGNLSQDIVPLLPETNSGYTASARPTIYLYVPPTSARQVFFSLQDENFTPQYQTVLNISGEGGIVSVTLPEDAPELEVGKFYAWFFAPIENGSSLLPDNYSSSGWIKRVASVPGSSTETLTPVERAVLYAENGVWYDALSELAKAQQERPGDAIASEEWKTLLTQVGLQEIADRAIAERL, encoded by the coding sequence ATGACGATCCACAAAAGCCGTTTCACCCATCCGAAAATAATCCTTCTCGCCCTAGCGGGAGCCGTTGCCTTTGGCATCAGTCTGCCAACCCTAGCAGTCGGTCAAACTTTAAGCCGCGAAACAAGCGGCAGCATTCAATTTAAACCGCCCCGAGATGCAGCGCCCCGCGACACCTATGGTGGCGGGATTCGAGGAAATATTCGCTTCATCCCCCCCCGGACGACGACCCCCGAACGAACTACCGGCGGTGGCGCGCGCGGCGAACTCGTATTCGCCGATCCCGCTGCTTTGCATTTTCGTCCCCCCCGCAATCCCTCTCCCGAACGAACGGTCGGTTCGGGCATTCGCGGCAATCTCAGTCAGGACATCGTACCGTTATTACCGGAAACGAACTCCGGTTATACCGCATCTGCCCGACCCACGATTTATTTATACGTGCCGCCCACCTCTGCTCGTCAGGTCTTTTTTAGCCTTCAAGATGAGAATTTCACACCTCAATATCAAACCGTTCTCAATATTTCCGGCGAAGGTGGGATAGTAAGCGTTACGTTGCCCGAAGACGCACCCGAGTTGGAAGTTGGGAAGTTTTATGCTTGGTTCTTCGCACCGATTGAAAACGGTAGCAGCCTTTTGCCGGATAACTACAGCAGTAGCGGTTGGATTAAGCGGGTTGCTTCGGTTCCGGGTAGCTCAACCGAAACTTTAACGCCGGTCGAGCGGGCTGTTCTCTATGCAGAAAATGGGGTTTGGTACGATGCCCTTTCGGAATTGGCTAAAGCCCAGCAAGAGAGACCGGGAGATGCGATCGCATCAGAAGAGTGGAAAACTTTACTCACCCAAGTTGGACTTCAGGAAATAGCCGATCGCGCGATCGCCGAACGGCTGTAA
- a CDS encoding CHAT domain-containing protein has protein sequence MPEIKFKPRIRKAFQRLRVARARARSQRRAGWGLLLTLFALAIAIALQPAVLSTSPPPSPTTVTAADRLEEGKNLYRSGRLVEAATVWREAVREAESNGASLKAIQALNYLATVEQDLGNWEAAKAAIAQSLQHLQDPANPATESAKALLAQALNNRGSLQLSLGETSAALATWQEAESLYARAGNTTGELGSKINQARALQVLGFYQRAEDLLNAANDKLQAREDSPLKAEGLRSLGQTLQVVGNFRRAKEVLEESWQVSERLNDSAEVGATLLEIGNIARALHQNDVALDYYQEAAQRATTAIARLEAQINRFSLLVSLQQSTPALEILPEIEADLNPLPPSRFAVFARVNVAESLIKIAPNEKTARLIAVAIQQARELKDARAEAYALTQLGRLYERTGQWQEAYGPSQQATQIAQSIHGEDIVARSAWQLGRILKQKGDRNGAIASYEQAIEALGSLRSDLATIDRALQFDFKESVEPVYREFVSLLLQPSPGSEVPQDYLRKAREAIEALQIAEIDNYFQEACFPAQSVAIDRIDSHAAAIYPIILSDRLEIVVSLSDRPLQHYSTPLTQDRLEATFQQLYSSFYLGYSSVERLRLSQQVYDWLLRPIETQLASNGIKTLVFVLDGFLQNLPMAALHDGQHYLIENYSIAISPGLQLVPDRLKNHNPSTLAAGLTEARQGFPPLPAVEREMQAVETEVGAKVLLDRAFTLSAFQTQMSERSFQIVHLATHGQFSSNPDDTFVLAWDEQINVKEFDRILRSRTPGSESVELLVLSACRTAAGDRRAALGLAGFALRSGARSTLATLWSVNDLSAAELMSEFYEQLVRSQPGMTKAEALRQAQLKLLRDRSYQHPYFWAPFVLVGNWL, from the coding sequence ATGCCCGAGATAAAGTTCAAACCGCGAATTCGGAAAGCCTTCCAACGCTTGAGAGTAGCGAGGGCTAGGGCGCGATCGCAACGGCGGGCGGGATGGGGCTTATTACTGACTCTCTTCGCGCTGGCGATCGCGATCGCGCTTCAACCCGCCGTCCTTTCCACCTCGCCGCCCCCCAGCCCCACAACAGTAACGGCGGCGGATCGGCTCGAAGAAGGGAAAAACTTATATCGCTCCGGACGATTGGTAGAAGCGGCGACAGTCTGGCGAGAAGCGGTTCGAGAAGCAGAAAGCAACGGTGCGAGCTTGAAAGCCATTCAAGCGCTCAATTACCTGGCAACAGTCGAACAAGATTTGGGCAATTGGGAAGCCGCGAAAGCCGCGATCGCCCAAAGTTTGCAACACTTGCAAGACCCTGCAAATCCTGCAACAGAAAGTGCGAAAGCCTTACTCGCCCAAGCGCTCAACAATCGAGGTAGCTTGCAACTGTCGCTGGGCGAAACCTCAGCAGCGCTCGCCACTTGGCAGGAAGCCGAATCGCTCTACGCGCGAGCGGGCAATACAACAGGAGAGTTGGGCAGCAAAATCAACCAAGCTCGCGCCCTGCAAGTTCTGGGTTTTTATCAGCGCGCGGAAGACCTGTTAAACGCCGCCAACGACAAACTACAAGCGAGAGAGGATTCGCCGCTCAAAGCCGAAGGATTGCGAAGTTTGGGGCAAACTTTGCAAGTTGTGGGAAATTTTCGGCGTGCTAAGGAAGTGTTAGAGGAAAGTTGGCAAGTTAGCGAGCGCCTTAATGACTCCGCAGAAGTCGGGGCGACGCTGCTCGAGATCGGCAATATCGCTCGCGCCTTACATCAAAACGATGTCGCGTTGGACTATTACCAAGAAGCCGCCCAGCGAGCGACAACCGCGATCGCGCGCTTGGAAGCTCAAATTAATCGCTTCAGTTTATTAGTTTCCCTCCAACAATCCACCCCCGCCCTCGAAATCCTGCCAGAAATCGAAGCCGATTTAAACCCTCTCCCTCCCAGTCGTTTTGCCGTCTTTGCTCGCGTCAATGTAGCGGAAAGCCTGATAAAAATCGCTCCAAACGAGAAAACGGCAAGACTGATAGCCGTCGCCATTCAGCAAGCTCGGGAACTCAAAGACGCTCGCGCCGAAGCCTATGCCCTAACGCAATTAGGCCGCCTTTACGAACGCACCGGACAATGGCAGGAAGCCTATGGTCCCAGCCAACAAGCGACGCAAATCGCCCAATCCATTCACGGGGAAGATATCGTTGCGCGTTCGGCGTGGCAACTCGGGCGGATTCTCAAACAAAAAGGCGATCGCAACGGCGCGATCGCGTCCTACGAACAAGCGATCGAAGCCTTGGGTTCCTTGCGCAGCGACTTAGCAACCATCGATCGCGCCCTGCAATTCGACTTTAAAGAAAGCGTCGAACCCGTTTACCGAGAATTCGTGAGTTTATTATTGCAACCTTCGCCCGGTTCGGAAGTGCCGCAAGACTATTTGCGCAAAGCGCGCGAAGCGATTGAAGCCCTGCAAATCGCCGAAATCGATAACTATTTCCAAGAAGCCTGCTTTCCGGCGCAATCGGTAGCGATCGATCGCATCGACTCCCACGCTGCCGCAATTTATCCCATTATTCTCAGCGATCGCCTCGAAATCGTTGTCTCGCTGAGCGATCGCCCCCTACAACATTATTCCACTCCCTTAACCCAAGACCGGCTCGAAGCAACTTTTCAGCAGCTTTACTCCTCTTTTTATCTCGGTTACTCGAGCGTCGAACGCTTGCGTCTCTCCCAACAAGTCTACGATTGGTTGCTCCGACCGATCGAAACTCAACTGGCGAGCAACGGGATTAAAACCCTCGTTTTCGTTCTCGACGGCTTTTTGCAAAACCTGCCGATGGCAGCCCTCCACGACGGCCAACACTATCTCATTGAGAACTATAGCATTGCGATCAGTCCCGGCTTGCAACTCGTACCCGATCGCCTTAAAAACCACAATCCCAGCACTTTGGCTGCCGGACTGACAGAAGCTCGCCAAGGATTCCCGCCCTTACCTGCCGTCGAACGAGAAATGCAAGCGGTAGAAACCGAAGTCGGCGCAAAAGTCTTGCTCGATCGCGCCTTTACCCTCAGCGCTTTCCAAACCCAAATGAGCGAGCGTTCCTTTCAAATCGTCCACCTCGCCACCCACGGTCAATTTAGCTCTAACCCCGATGACACCTTCGTTCTCGCTTGGGACGAGCAAATTAACGTCAAAGAATTCGATCGCATCCTGCGCAGTCGCACGCCGGGAAGCGAAAGCGTCGAACTGCTCGTCCTGAGCGCCTGTCGAACCGCCGCTGGCGATCGCCGCGCCGCCTTGGGGCTGGCGGGATTTGCCTTGCGATCGGGCGCGCGCAGCACCCTAGCTACGCTCTGGTCTGTCAACGATCTCTCTGCCGCCGAATTAATGAGTGAATTTTACGAGCAGTTGGTGCGCTCTCAACCCGGCATGACGAAAGCTGAAGCCCTACGCCAAGCCCAACTCAAATTGTTACGCGATCGCTCCTACCAACATCCTTATTTCTGGGCCCCATTTGTTTTGGTGGGGAATTGGCTGTAA
- a CDS encoding filamentous hemagglutinin N-terminal domain-containing protein → MKQTKVSFDGKCDRGVCTPPGLADLPPHALARSLTLAALILTAPIASPAQIVPDTTLPNNSIVIPSGPLQIVTGGTTAGSILYHSFSQFNLQTGETAAFSTTDAISNIITRITGGQASYLDGTLISPTSANLFFINPSGITFGPNAQLRMRGSFYASTADSILLSDGSRFSATTPNSPSLLTVNVPVGLQLGPNPGSIINRSVTPSLVVPGSIGGLEAFPGQTLALIGGDIRIESGSLTARGGNIQLASAANSIFQLNSTEQTLTQPRTIQLLQGATVETSGFGGGSVRLWGGDTLLSGSSRLISDTFGPLDGGGIDIQATKFTLENGSYLSSSTFLGTGNAGNVNIRADEVQLSGQFPFLVTGQLLSGTFNPFALNNGLYSLSIGSGAAGQISISARQLSLDNGANIMSTAILSGAGGDISLEISQLARLNNGSLLLTGTVGSGNAGDLNIRVPELQVFNGTSVSTTPGDTPGSTGRGGNLNVVADRIELRGLPVDAPVPNGFFTTTLGRGDAGDLNVKARELIVADGSQLSSASTGAGRSGNINVAADTVELSGISPDGRYTNGLFASTGLLTVPGQRAMGGAGDITVNARRVLVKDGAQISVATGNASSGGTLRINASESVEVRGVATGVTPDVERVSFGVIGDGIIPSAIESNTRSTGSAGNVEIRTGRFIVRDGAEVGVRAIQSGSAGNLEIEANSIVLESQGTLSASTNEGLGGDIRLNALDYILMRGNSQIVTNAKNADSGNIRIETGALVALENSDITANAQQGRGGQVRVTANGIFGTQFRLFLTPESDITATSDLGAQFSGVVDLQTLILNPTAGLEQLPDDVIDPANRVVSGCAAYANSRFVVTGRGGLPDNPIATLRGETLWRDLQDFSEPTREGASSMQSFSMSSVATVVEATDWVVNDRGNVELVAKRASEIPTGVAAQCSRNS, encoded by the coding sequence GTGAAACAGACGAAAGTTAGCTTTGATGGAAAATGCGATCGCGGCGTTTGCACTCCCCCAGGACTTGCAGATTTACCCCCGCACGCGCTCGCGCGAAGCTTAACCCTCGCCGCCCTCATCCTAACCGCTCCCATCGCATCCCCCGCCCAAATCGTCCCCGACACCACCCTTCCCAACAACTCAATTGTCATCCCGTCAGGCCCGTTACAGATCGTCACTGGCGGAACCACCGCTGGCAGTATCCTCTACCACAGCTTTTCTCAATTCAACCTGCAAACCGGAGAAACCGCCGCTTTTAGCACCACAGACGCGATTAGCAACATCATAACCCGCATTACTGGCGGCCAAGCGTCCTACCTCGACGGAACCCTGATCTCTCCGACCAGTGCCAACCTTTTTTTTATTAATCCCAGCGGCATTACCTTCGGCCCCAATGCCCAACTCAGGATGCGCGGCTCCTTTTACGCTAGCACCGCCGATAGTATTTTACTCTCCGACGGCAGCCGCTTCAGCGCCACAACCCCAAACTCCCCCTCCTTACTCACCGTCAATGTTCCCGTCGGCCTGCAACTCGGCCCGAATCCCGGCAGCATCATCAATCGCTCCGTTACTCCCAGCCTGGTCGTTCCCGGCAGTATCGGCGGCTTAGAAGCTTTCCCCGGTCAAACCCTTGCCCTGATTGGCGGCGATATTCGCATCGAAAGCGGATCCTTAACCGCTCGGGGCGGTAACATTCAACTCGCCAGCGCTGCCAACAGCATTTTCCAACTCAATTCCACCGAACAAACCTTAACTCAACCGAGAACGATTCAACTGCTCCAAGGCGCAACAGTTGAAACCAGCGGCTTTGGGGGCGGTTCGGTGCGACTTTGGGGCGGCGATACCCTCCTGAGTGGGAGTTCGCGCCTTATCTCCGATACCTTTGGGCCGTTGGATGGCGGCGGAATCGATATCCAAGCAACGAAATTCACCTTGGAGAACGGTTCTTACCTATCGAGTTCGACCTTTCTCGGTACGGGGAATGCAGGAAATGTAAACATCCGAGCCGATGAGGTGCAACTGAGCGGTCAATTCCCGTTTTTAGTAACCGGACAACTCCTGAGCGGAACATTTAACCCGTTCGCTCTCAATAATGGCTTGTACAGCTTGAGCATTGGTAGCGGTGCGGCGGGGCAAATCTCGATTTCTGCTCGACAATTATCGCTCGATAACGGTGCCAACATTATGTCCACTGCTATACTCAGCGGAGCGGGCGGCGATATCTCCCTAGAAATCTCGCAACTCGCTAGACTGAATAACGGCTCCCTGCTCCTAACGGGAACCGTCGGCAGCGGTAATGCTGGCGATTTAAACATTCGAGTCCCAGAGCTACAGGTTTTTAATGGAACTTCTGTATCTACCACGCCGGGAGATACTCCCGGCAGTACCGGGCGCGGCGGTAATTTGAATGTGGTTGCCGACCGCATCGAACTTCGAGGTCTGCCGGTTGATGCTCCCGTTCCCAACGGTTTCTTTACCACTACACTCGGTCGCGGCGATGCGGGAGATCTCAATGTTAAAGCGAGGGAGTTGATTGTTGCCGATGGCTCGCAACTTTCTTCTGCCTCGACGGGGGCCGGTCGAAGCGGAAATATAAACGTTGCTGCCGATACTGTCGAACTGAGCGGAATTTCGCCAGACGGTCGTTATACAAACGGCTTATTTGCCTCCACGGGGCTGCTGACCGTTCCCGGGCAAAGGGCGATGGGCGGTGCGGGCGATATCACGGTGAATGCACGGCGCGTACTGGTTAAAGATGGAGCGCAAATTTCGGTAGCGACGGGCAATGCGAGTTCGGGGGGAACGTTGCGGATTAATGCCTCGGAGTCGGTTGAGGTGCGAGGTGTAGCGACGGGGGTCACTCCCGATGTCGAACGGGTTTCTTTTGGGGTTATCGGTGATGGTATCATTCCCAGCGCGATTGAGTCCAATACCCGCAGTACGGGGAGCGCGGGAAACGTGGAAATTCGCACCGGACGCTTCATCGTGAGGGATGGGGCTGAAGTTGGGGTTCGAGCGATACAGTCTGGTTCGGCGGGAAACTTGGAGATTGAGGCGAATTCGATTGTTTTGGAGAGTCAGGGGACGCTCTCAGCGTCAACTAATGAGGGGTTGGGAGGAGATATTCGGCTAAACGCTTTGGACTATATTCTGATGCGCGGCAATAGCCAAATTGTGACGAATGCCAAGAATGCCGATAGCGGCAATATTAGGATTGAAACCGGCGCTTTGGTGGCGTTGGAAAATAGCGATATTACAGCCAATGCTCAACAAGGGCGCGGCGGTCAAGTTCGGGTGACGGCTAACGGTATTTTTGGCACTCAATTTCGTTTATTTTTGACTCCTGAAAGCGATATTACGGCAACCTCAGATTTAGGGGCGCAATTTAGCGGTGTGGTCGATTTGCAAACCCTCATTCTTAACCCCACGGCAGGTTTGGAGCAGTTGCCTGATGATGTCATCGACCCGGCAAATCGCGTGGTTTCGGGGTGTGCGGCTTATGCAAATAGCCGCTTTGTCGTGACAGGACGCGGGGGTTTACCGGATAATCCGATCGCGACGTTACGAGGAGAAACGTTATGGCGAGACTTACAAGATTTTTCGGAACCGACGCGCGAGGGGGCAAGCTCGATGCAATCTTTCTCAATGAGTTCGGTTGCGACTGTTGTTGAGGCAACGGACTGGGTGGTGAACGATCGCGGTAATGTAGAGTTAGTAGCAAAGCGTGCTTCAGAAATACCGACGGGGGTTGCAGCGCAGTGCAGTCGTAATTCGTAA
- a CDS encoding SDR family oxidoreductase, producing MNLLVVGATGTLGRQIARRAIDEGHQVRCLVRSPKKAAFLKEWGAELVPGDICKPETLPAALENIDAIIDAATARATDSLSIRKIDWEGKVNLIQAAKVANIGRYIFLSILKSEDFPNVPLMDIKRCTEVFLTESGLNYTILQPCGFMQGLIGQYAVPILDNQVVWVTGENTPIAYMDTIDIAKFAVRAAEVPEAEGKTFPIVGTRAWNAEEVIQLCERLSGKEAKISRVPMGLLRAARAITRVFQWTQNISDRLAFTEVIASGQPLDASMEETYATFGLDAKDTTTLEEYLQDYYSRILKKLREIGYQADKYKRQKSKKTPFKSQ from the coding sequence ATGAATTTACTGGTGGTCGGTGCCACGGGCACCCTCGGAAGACAAATTGCCCGTCGCGCGATCGATGAAGGTCATCAGGTTCGCTGTTTGGTACGCAGTCCTAAAAAAGCTGCTTTTTTGAAAGAATGGGGTGCAGAACTCGTCCCTGGCGATATCTGCAAACCGGAAACGCTGCCTGCTGCCTTAGAAAACATTGATGCCATCATTGATGCTGCGACAGCCCGCGCCACCGATTCCCTGAGTATCCGAAAAATTGACTGGGAGGGAAAAGTTAATCTTATCCAAGCCGCCAAAGTTGCCAATATTGGGCGCTACATCTTTTTATCGATTCTCAAGTCGGAAGATTTTCCGAATGTTCCTTTAATGGATATTAAACGCTGCACGGAGGTCTTTTTAACGGAGTCTGGCTTGAATTACACCATTCTCCAACCCTGCGGCTTTATGCAAGGTTTAATCGGACAGTACGCGGTGCCGATTTTGGATAACCAAGTGGTGTGGGTAACGGGAGAAAATACGCCCATTGCTTATATGGACACCATCGATATTGCTAAGTTTGCCGTGCGCGCCGCTGAGGTTCCGGAAGCTGAAGGAAAAACTTTCCCCATTGTCGGGACGCGCGCTTGGAATGCAGAGGAAGTTATTCAGTTATGCGAGCGACTGTCGGGTAAAGAGGCGAAGATTTCTCGCGTACCGATGGGACTGCTGCGGGCAGCGCGCGCGATTACTCGAGTGTTTCAGTGGACGCAGAATATTAGCGATCGCCTCGCCTTTACAGAAGTGATTGCCAGCGGACAACCCTTGGATGCTTCGATGGAGGAAACTTACGCGACCTTCGGACTCGATGCTAAGGATACCACAACACTGGAAGAATATTTACAAGATTATTACAGCCGAATTTTGAAGAAACTCCGAGAAATTGGCTATCAGGCAGATAAGTACAAGCGGCAAAAATCGAAGAAAACGCCTTTTAAATCTCAATAA